Proteins from one Aureimonas sp. SA4125 genomic window:
- a CDS encoding PIN domain-containing protein — protein MRLLIDTCIWLELATSHVEETTDSLKIKAATRAIEKRAPFHKSKNSVDDAILIETFADVVKAERGAGVTFAFVTDNHHDFSGTDRRHPHPDIEDIFKEEDVAFSVNLQEVLTGHAPDWFVDFPDVDMESFEEPKRLSEILAAIDELFDKVWYNRHWGLRNGVESGRIKIVEKVDWKPGSRYPQDVVVRDIWEGALKAAERVEAKYPDDLGPWDDFEWGMINGKLSALRWVLGDDWDMLDT, from the coding sequence ATGCGCCTCCTGATCGACACTTGCATATGGCTGGAACTAGCCACATCCCATGTCGAGGAGACGACGGACTCCCTGAAGATCAAGGCTGCCACTAGGGCGATCGAGAAGCGGGCACCCTTTCACAAGTCGAAGAACAGCGTTGATGATGCCATCCTGATCGAGACCTTCGCAGATGTCGTCAAGGCTGAACGAGGGGCGGGTGTCACCTTCGCCTTCGTCACCGACAACCACCATGATTTTAGCGGAACTGACCGCCGCCATCCCCACCCAGACATTGAGGACATATTCAAGGAGGAAGACGTCGCATTCTCGGTGAATCTCCAGGAGGTCCTGACTGGTCACGCACCAGACTGGTTCGTCGATTTTCCCGATGTAGACATGGAGTCGTTCGAAGAGCCTAAGCGCCTTTCGGAGATCTTAGCTGCCATCGATGAGCTCTTCGACAAAGTTTGGTACAATCGACATTGGGGCTTGAGGAACGGTGTCGAGTCCGGTCGGATCAAGATCGTCGAGAAGGTCGATTGGAAGCCCGGGAGTCGCTACCCTCAGGACGTGGTCGTTCGCGATATTTGGGAAGGCGCTTTGAAAGCCGCCGAACGTGTAGAGGCCAAGTATCCCGACGACCTCGGCCCTTGGGACGATTTCGAGTGGGGCATGATCAATGGCAAGTTGAGCGCCTTGCGATGGGTTTTGGGCGACGACTGGGACATGCTCGATACTTAA
- a CDS encoding IS256 family transposase, producing the protein MTEDRLPLAELLAKAGDGDFLRTIAESVMQLLMEADVEGMIGAGRHERTLERATYRNGYRDRSFDTRLGSLQLRIPKLRQGSYFPPFLEPRKLSEKALVAVIQEAWISGVSTRRVDDLVQAMGLSGIGKSTVSKLCKDIDDRVGGFLDRPLTGDWPYLWLDATYLKQREGGRIVSVAAIIAVAVNTDGKREIVGLHIGPSEAETFWSTFLKSLVRRGLSGVKLVISDAHEGLKAAIRRVFSASWQRCRVHWMRNALSYVPKAQQSMAAAALRQAFIQPDRAGAAQALRHVADQLRGKCPKLGSFIDDSETDVLAHLDFPGQHRTRIHSTNSLERLNKEVKRRADVVGIFPNEGSIIRLIGAVLLEANDEWQTQNRYMQTEPMAELMSNSTKPETVRISTAAA; encoded by the coding sequence ATGACCGAGGACAGATTACCGCTTGCCGAGCTTCTGGCAAAAGCCGGAGACGGCGATTTCCTGAGGACGATAGCCGAGAGCGTGATGCAGCTTCTCATGGAGGCCGACGTGGAGGGCATGATCGGCGCCGGGCGCCATGAACGCACCCTGGAACGGGCGACCTATCGCAACGGCTACCGGGACCGCTCGTTCGATACCCGGCTTGGCTCCTTGCAGCTTCGCATCCCCAAGCTTCGACAAGGCAGCTACTTTCCGCCGTTCCTGGAACCGAGAAAGCTCTCGGAGAAGGCGCTTGTCGCGGTCATCCAGGAGGCCTGGATCAGCGGCGTGTCCACGCGTCGCGTCGACGATCTGGTGCAGGCCATGGGACTGTCGGGGATCGGCAAGAGCACGGTGTCGAAGCTGTGCAAAGATATCGACGACCGCGTCGGCGGCTTTCTCGATCGCCCGCTCACCGGCGACTGGCCCTATCTCTGGCTCGACGCGACCTACCTGAAGCAGCGCGAAGGCGGCCGTATCGTCTCGGTGGCGGCAATAATCGCTGTCGCCGTCAACACCGACGGCAAGCGCGAGATCGTCGGCCTTCACATCGGGCCCTCGGAAGCGGAGACCTTCTGGTCGACCTTCCTCAAGAGCCTCGTGCGCCGCGGCCTTTCCGGCGTGAAGCTCGTGATATCGGATGCCCATGAAGGGCTGAAGGCCGCCATCCGCCGGGTGTTCAGCGCCTCCTGGCAGCGCTGCCGCGTCCACTGGATGCGCAACGCCCTGTCCTATGTCCCGAAGGCGCAGCAAAGCATGGCGGCTGCGGCCCTGCGCCAGGCCTTCATCCAACCCGATCGCGCCGGCGCGGCCCAGGCGCTGCGCCACGTCGCCGACCAGCTCCGGGGAAAGTGTCCCAAGCTCGGCAGCTTCATCGACGACAGCGAGACCGACGTGCTGGCGCATCTGGACTTTCCCGGTCAGCATCGGACCCGGATCCATTCGACCAATTCCCTGGAGCGCCTGAACAAGGAGGTGAAGCGGCGCGCCGATGTCGTCGGCATCTTCCCGAACGAGGGCTCCATCATCCGCCTCATCGGCGCCGTCCTCCTCGAGGCCAACGACGAATGGCAGACGCAAAACCGCTACATGCAGACCGAACCCATGGCCGAACTCATGTCCAACAGCACCAAGCCCGAAACCGTACGTATTTCCACCGCAGCCGCCTGA
- a CDS encoding DotA/TraY family protein codes for MSPADLLREPPATDVAWGIVTTILPLSSDATAFATVIRYLSAGLLVVACGYLGYAILSAVLRAAERGEALSDRQSGAVAMLRVVIGLGCLVPVAGGLSVVHYILRDGFARPGINMANAAAASAAEFVLRDGHPLSPVSAGGRDLVLAVVESEVCARAYAAARANQVIGGMGAAAQPSPSGAEVVSPARESWFPWSEDQPARTTGYVWDWGRACGSVSLSTAEGFGDGEFGTARREAVAAVVREVQAMAWVDRLAGAVRTASATHVAGPDAEAAFAGLGILRDGIDAALREAGDRYDRALSAVAARLSTGDNGDMRALVLRDIDERGWYALGSYYRVMAHASLVSAEAVAERPERTKPDSAAWESLAGPVGTALALVDGQLRRGTALAALSTGEALTGEATEGGNLFATLMQSATVPVTDFLTGYDGPRADPIGDLMSLGSVLMVSGQGAWAVSLAAYGTSEFFMGAGRGVIDFIMLAGWPLIALLWTVGAIFAYLVPLIPFIFMTFALAAWAWEIVKAAIAVPIWAFLHVRIDDPEIVGQAQRQGYISLLVGVLLRPIITVAAFIAMHMINAVILNAFLAGYNAAFKGSQIGYTIGGTGVLISVAVMLYVEWTIILWSYRMTTQMPQKVAEFIGYTASSWGDDDAGNTVVGSVAGGARHLPKPSSGSSSKGGEGGSDDGTKRAAKGAAKLGASAAGGPRAGAPAGAAAEKV; via the coding sequence GTGAGTCCCGCTGATCTTCTCCGCGAGCCGCCCGCGACCGATGTCGCATGGGGAATCGTCACCACGATCCTGCCGCTCTCGTCGGACGCGACAGCCTTCGCCACCGTCATCCGATACCTGTCGGCGGGCCTACTCGTCGTCGCCTGTGGCTATCTTGGGTACGCGATCCTGTCCGCCGTCCTGCGAGCGGCGGAGCGCGGCGAGGCGTTGTCCGACCGCCAGTCCGGAGCGGTCGCCATGCTTCGCGTCGTGATCGGCCTCGGGTGCCTCGTGCCGGTCGCGGGCGGGTTGTCCGTGGTCCACTACATTCTGCGCGACGGTTTCGCCCGTCCGGGCATCAACATGGCAAACGCGGCGGCGGCATCCGCGGCGGAGTTCGTGCTGCGCGACGGTCATCCGCTGTCCCCTGTGAGCGCGGGCGGGCGCGATCTGGTTCTCGCCGTCGTAGAGTCCGAGGTCTGCGCGAGGGCATATGCCGCCGCGCGCGCGAACCAGGTGATCGGGGGGATGGGGGCGGCTGCGCAGCCATCCCCGTCAGGAGCGGAGGTCGTGAGCCCGGCGCGGGAAAGCTGGTTCCCGTGGAGCGAGGATCAGCCTGCGCGAACGACGGGTTACGTGTGGGATTGGGGGCGGGCCTGCGGGTCCGTGTCGCTCTCGACGGCAGAAGGATTCGGCGACGGCGAATTCGGGACCGCTCGGCGCGAGGCCGTCGCCGCGGTCGTGCGCGAGGTCCAGGCGATGGCATGGGTCGATCGTCTCGCGGGCGCGGTCAGGACGGCATCGGCGACGCATGTGGCCGGACCCGATGCCGAGGCAGCATTCGCCGGCCTCGGCATCCTGCGCGACGGCATCGACGCCGCGCTGCGCGAGGCGGGCGATCGGTACGACCGGGCGCTCTCGGCCGTCGCCGCGCGGCTTTCGACGGGCGACAACGGCGACATGCGCGCGCTCGTCCTCCGCGACATTGATGAGCGGGGCTGGTACGCCCTCGGCTCGTACTACCGGGTCATGGCGCATGCGTCCCTGGTGTCGGCCGAAGCCGTCGCGGAACGGCCGGAGCGGACCAAGCCGGACTCGGCTGCCTGGGAGTCGCTGGCCGGGCCGGTCGGCACCGCGCTCGCACTGGTCGACGGCCAGCTACGGCGAGGAACAGCCCTTGCCGCACTCTCGACGGGCGAGGCGCTGACGGGCGAGGCCACGGAAGGCGGGAATCTCTTCGCGACGCTAATGCAGTCGGCAACCGTGCCAGTGACCGACTTTCTCACGGGATACGACGGCCCCCGGGCGGACCCGATCGGCGATCTCATGTCGCTCGGATCGGTTCTTATGGTGTCCGGCCAAGGCGCATGGGCGGTCTCGCTTGCGGCCTACGGGACGTCCGAGTTTTTCATGGGCGCCGGCCGAGGCGTTATCGATTTCATCATGCTCGCGGGCTGGCCCCTCATCGCCCTGCTTTGGACCGTGGGCGCGATCTTCGCCTATCTCGTGCCGCTTATCCCTTTCATTTTCATGACCTTCGCCCTTGCGGCTTGGGCATGGGAGATCGTCAAGGCCGCGATCGCCGTTCCGATCTGGGCCTTCTTGCACGTCCGAATCGACGACCCCGAGATCGTCGGCCAAGCACAGCGGCAGGGGTACATCTCGCTCCTCGTCGGGGTGCTGCTCCGCCCGATCATCACCGTCGCGGCATTCATCGCCATGCATATGATCAATGCGGTGATCCTCAACGCTTTCCTCGCGGGCTACAACGCGGCCTTCAAAGGCTCGCAGATCGGCTACACGATCGGCGGGACGGGCGTTCTGATCTCGGTCGCTGTCATGCTCTACGTCGAATGGACGATCATTCTATGGAGCTACAGGATGACGACGCAGATGCCGCAAAAGGTTGCCGAGTTCATCGGGTACACGGCCTCGTCGTGGGGCGACGACGATGCCGGAAACACGGTCGTCGGGAGCGTGGCAGGCGGTGCGCGACACCTGCCGAAGCCTAGTAGCGGCTCGTCGTCCAAGGGAGGCGAAGGCGGGTCCGACGACGGCACCAAGCGCGCGGCGAAGGGTGCGGCGAAGCTCGGCGCCAGTGCGGCAGGCGGTCCCAGAGCGGGCGCGCCGGCAGGGGCGGCAGCCGAGAAGGTGTAG
- a CDS encoding PAS domain S-box protein, translating to MDRDDRPRGAQEMLADASAPPRDVEFRRARMRLDTRIATVLGKVGLRPRLLFLLFLAIVPLTALVGYVLWSEQQQTLQRARDGVSEAARLAASSQSSVFDEARSTLKVLQALPQVRVPVSFAACSAIAANLHAANPNFNTVGAVDAEGMITCHSKLTQSQRFGGLDLLEQARTALASDFLVGRFTIERASGKPTLITLMPLVATDGSFAGAVFVSLSLEHMSAAAEALSNGGSRVVTMVESDTGRMLTRYPPLPVPFGTAFPDHPLARAMRAMPNGGVVEAKSLDGVERIFGFSPMRGIEKTGIMLSIGEPRDPLLSPVRTHLVVSVSILAAIFVLAFASTWWLGYWTHLRPINRLRKTAELVGDGDHAARATLEPWQAPEFQLFGKRLDEMATKLAAGREAELAVAESHRYLMIAERLAQVGYWQYDPRTDRSTWSDEVFRIYGLPIGSQPPSFEDCVAACHADERQLVGSSFSAAVTAGTEFEIQVRVIRSTGEVRHTLNRACVEVDEAGKVSLVYGALLDITDLKQAELKTQAANAMLLMAEEVSEVGHWRLDLRSGSLVWSEQIYRIHGRDPGTYVPLLDSAIDAYHPHDRESVSMSVSSAVESNGSFEFQKRIVRPDGEVREVISRGRCEVDPMSGSVVAIFGVIMDVTAAKVAERELRAKSTLLETTLDTMDQGLIMVGTDGRLDIGNRRFAELLDLPDELLREDRPDFDDILAFLDARGEYADVDPDFRQHVRTRGAPFTLGTYERRRPNGRVLEVRTIGLPNNDGIVRTYTDISDRRAAERGMRESELRYRMLVENASDMIFRLDRELVRTYVSPASTEIIGYAPEELVGRTAATMSHPDEVALVAQTYADVLDGLERTDVTSRIRHRDGRWIWVEVELRALRDPVTNAVTGILGALRDVSDRKRAEELVAESEARFRLLAENTADLVTHVDATGKRIFASPAARDLLGYEPEELVGGRPIDLAYPDDRAVLGAMLTALAEGQASEPVQYRARRKDGIYRWIEATGRPLGPERGYILALRDIERRKQAEDELGAAVLRLNELANSDGLTGLANRRCFDESLEREISRAARSGAPISLLLADVDHFKAYNDTYGHPAGDACLRSVADILAQTTRRPGDVAARYGGEEFAAILPETDAAGALALAQSFRTAVAAASLEHVRSGFGVVTISVGIVTLVPDPRMTRPLDVIGSADSALYRAKGSGRNCVIQFEREETTLPKAS from the coding sequence TTGGATCGTGACGATCGTCCGCGAGGTGCGCAGGAAATGCTTGCGGACGCATCGGCGCCGCCGCGTGACGTTGAGTTTCGCAGAGCCCGAATGCGATTGGACACACGCATAGCAACCGTTCTGGGCAAGGTCGGCCTGCGCCCCCGTCTCCTCTTCCTGCTCTTCCTCGCGATCGTGCCCCTCACGGCCCTCGTCGGCTATGTTCTGTGGTCCGAACAGCAGCAGACGCTGCAACGGGCAAGGGACGGCGTAAGCGAGGCGGCCCGCCTCGCCGCCTCCAGCCAGTCCAGCGTTTTCGACGAGGCTCGGTCAACCTTGAAAGTGTTGCAGGCGCTGCCGCAGGTGAGGGTGCCCGTGAGCTTCGCGGCCTGCTCCGCGATCGCCGCGAACCTGCATGCCGCGAACCCGAACTTCAACACCGTGGGTGCGGTGGATGCCGAGGGCATGATCACGTGCCACAGCAAGTTGACGCAGAGCCAGAGGTTCGGCGGCCTCGATCTCCTAGAGCAAGCCAGGACCGCCTTGGCCTCCGACTTCCTTGTCGGGCGCTTCACCATCGAGCGCGCGAGCGGCAAGCCGACCCTGATCACGTTGATGCCGCTCGTTGCCACGGACGGCTCCTTCGCGGGAGCCGTATTCGTCAGCCTCAGCCTCGAGCACATGTCGGCGGCCGCCGAAGCGTTATCGAACGGCGGCAGCCGAGTCGTCACGATGGTGGAGTCCGATACCGGGCGGATGCTCACGCGCTATCCACCGCTTCCCGTCCCGTTCGGAACGGCGTTTCCCGACCATCCGCTGGCCCGCGCGATGCGAGCCATGCCCAATGGCGGCGTCGTCGAAGCCAAAAGTCTCGACGGTGTCGAACGGATCTTTGGCTTCTCCCCGATGCGCGGCATCGAGAAGACGGGGATCATGCTCTCCATCGGCGAGCCCCGCGACCCGCTGCTGTCACCCGTGCGGACGCACCTTGTCGTTTCCGTCTCCATCCTCGCCGCCATCTTCGTCCTGGCCTTCGCCAGCACTTGGTGGCTGGGCTATTGGACACACTTGCGACCGATCAATCGTTTGCGGAAGACGGCCGAGCTTGTGGGCGATGGTGACCATGCGGCCCGGGCGACGCTGGAGCCATGGCAGGCACCTGAGTTCCAGCTCTTCGGCAAACGCCTCGACGAAATGGCGACGAAGCTTGCCGCCGGACGTGAAGCCGAGCTGGCCGTGGCCGAAAGCCACCGCTACCTGATGATCGCCGAGCGCCTCGCGCAGGTCGGATACTGGCAGTACGATCCGCGCACCGACCGGAGCACGTGGTCGGACGAGGTCTTTCGCATCTATGGCTTGCCCATCGGATCGCAACCGCCGTCCTTCGAAGACTGCGTCGCGGCCTGCCATGCCGACGAACGCCAGCTCGTAGGGTCCTCGTTCTCAGCAGCAGTGACCGCGGGAACGGAGTTCGAGATCCAGGTTCGCGTCATCCGTTCGACAGGGGAAGTCCGGCACACGCTGAACCGGGCTTGCGTCGAGGTGGACGAGGCAGGAAAGGTGTCGTTGGTTTATGGCGCGCTCCTCGACATCACGGACCTCAAGCAGGCGGAACTGAAGACCCAGGCAGCGAACGCCATGCTCCTGATGGCCGAGGAGGTTTCGGAGGTCGGCCACTGGCGTCTCGACCTGCGCTCGGGCTCGCTCGTGTGGTCGGAGCAGATCTACAGGATCCACGGCCGCGATCCCGGGACATACGTTCCCCTGCTGGATTCGGCCATCGATGCCTATCATCCGCACGACCGGGAGTCCGTCTCCATGTCGGTGTCGTCGGCCGTGGAGAGCAACGGGTCATTCGAGTTCCAGAAGCGAATCGTGCGACCAGACGGTGAGGTCCGCGAGGTGATCTCGCGCGGGCGCTGCGAGGTCGATCCCATGTCCGGAAGCGTCGTGGCGATCTTCGGCGTCATCATGGACGTGACGGCCGCCAAGGTTGCCGAACGCGAACTGCGGGCGAAGTCGACGCTCCTCGAGACGACGCTCGACACGATGGATCAGGGCCTAATTATGGTCGGGACGGACGGACGGCTCGACATCGGCAACCGACGGTTCGCCGAACTCCTCGACCTGCCCGATGAGTTGCTTCGGGAGGATCGCCCCGACTTCGACGACATCCTTGCCTTTCTGGACGCCCGAGGCGAGTACGCCGACGTCGATCCGGACTTCCGCCAGCATGTGCGCACGCGCGGAGCTCCCTTCACGCTGGGGACTTACGAGCGTCGGCGGCCGAACGGGCGCGTTCTCGAGGTGCGGACGATCGGCCTGCCGAATAACGACGGCATCGTGCGTACCTACACCGATATCAGCGACCGGCGGGCGGCCGAGAGGGGCATGAGGGAAAGCGAGCTGCGCTATCGCATGCTCGTCGAGAACGCCTCGGACATGATCTTCCGCCTCGACCGCGAACTGGTACGAACCTACGTCTCGCCCGCCTCGACCGAGATCATCGGGTACGCGCCGGAGGAGCTCGTAGGCCGTACCGCCGCGACGATGAGCCATCCCGACGAAGTCGCGTTGGTCGCGCAGACCTACGCGGACGTCCTGGATGGCCTCGAGCGTACCGACGTCACAAGCCGCATACGGCACAGGGACGGACGCTGGATCTGGGTCGAGGTGGAACTTCGCGCGTTGCGGGACCCCGTCACGAACGCCGTCACGGGCATCCTCGGTGCGCTCCGCGATGTCTCTGACCGCAAGCGGGCGGAGGAACTCGTGGCCGAAAGCGAAGCGCGGTTCCGCTTGCTTGCAGAGAACACCGCCGATCTCGTCACGCACGTCGACGCGACGGGCAAGCGCATCTTCGCCTCTCCCGCCGCCCGCGACCTTCTCGGGTATGAACCAGAGGAGCTGGTCGGCGGCCGGCCCATAGACCTCGCCTACCCAGACGATCGTGCCGTGCTTGGCGCTATGCTCACCGCCCTTGCGGAGGGGCAAGCCTCCGAACCCGTCCAGTACCGCGCCCGGCGCAAGGACGGCATCTACCGCTGGATCGAGGCGACGGGGCGGCCCCTCGGCCCGGAGCGCGGATACATCCTCGCCCTGCGCGACATCGAGCGCCGCAAGCAGGCGGAGGACGAGCTGGGAGCGGCCGTGCTGCGGCTCAACGAACTTGCGAACTCCGACGGCCTGACGGGACTGGCGAACCGCCGCTGCTTCGACGAGAGCCTAGAGCGGGAAATCTCGCGTGCGGCAAGGAGCGGCGCGCCCATCTCCCTCCTGCTGGCCGACGTCGATCATTTTAAGGCTTACAACGATACCTATGGCCATCCTGCCGGCGATGCCTGCCTACGTTCGGTCGCCGATATCCTAGCTCAGACGACCAGACGCCCGGGAGACGTGGCGGCACGATACGGCGGCGAGGAGTTCGCCGCGATCCTCCCTGAGACCGACGCCGCAGGTGCACTTGCGCTCGCGCAGTCTTTCCGTACGGCCGTTGCCGCGGCTTCGCTCGAGCATGTGCGCAGCGGCTTCGGCGTCGTCACGATCAGTGTCGGGATTGTGACGCTTGTGCCGGATCCCAGAATGACGAGGCCGTTAGACGTAATCGGGTCGGCTGACAGTGCGCTGTACCGTGCGAAGGGCAGCGGACGGAACTGTGTCATCCAATTCGAACGAGAAGAAACTACGCTGCCGAAGGCGAGCTGA
- the chrA gene encoding chromate efflux transporter: MTDVTTSSKPAAVASVRAPEHGIPFGEAVRVWAKIACLSFGGPAGQIALMHRILVDEKRWIGEERFLHALNYCMLLPGPEAQQLATYIGWLLHRTKGGLVAGALFVLPGLLAIMALSWVYVAFGNVGIVAGLFFGLKAAVLAIVLEAVHRIGKRAIRNRTMLAIAASAFAAIFLLDVPFPAIILVAGIVGFLGARAGLPAFSGGGGHGPSKGAVLADADSALGEGVPDHARPNVGWALRISAVFLTLWLVPVALLVLALGSGNVFADIAVFFSQMAVVTFGGAYAVLAYVAQQAVDHYGWLSPGEMLNGLGLAETTPGPLIMVTQFVGFLAAFRDPGSMNPYVAGTLGGLLTTWVTFTPCFLWIFLGAPFIERLRGNRALSGALAAITAAVVGVILNLAVWFGLHVLFRQVDDRSSGPISLDVPVLSTVDVPAFILAVAAAVALFRFRIGVVPTLLGCATAGALWQLVQGLV, translated from the coding sequence ATGACGGATGTCACCACTTCCAGCAAGCCAGCGGCCGTCGCTTCCGTCCGCGCTCCGGAGCACGGCATCCCCTTCGGCGAGGCTGTCCGCGTCTGGGCGAAGATCGCCTGCCTGTCCTTCGGCGGCCCGGCGGGGCAGATCGCTCTCATGCATCGCATCCTCGTCGACGAGAAGCGATGGATCGGCGAGGAGCGGTTCCTCCACGCCCTGAACTATTGCATGCTCCTACCGGGACCTGAGGCACAGCAGCTTGCCACCTACATCGGCTGGCTCTTGCACCGGACGAAGGGTGGCCTTGTCGCCGGCGCCCTGTTCGTCCTGCCGGGGCTTCTCGCGATCATGGCCTTGAGCTGGGTCTATGTCGCTTTCGGGAACGTCGGCATCGTCGCCGGGCTGTTCTTCGGCTTGAAGGCGGCCGTCCTCGCGATCGTGCTGGAGGCCGTTCACCGGATCGGAAAGCGGGCCATTCGCAACAGGACCATGTTGGCCATCGCGGCCAGCGCCTTCGCCGCGATCTTCCTGTTGGACGTACCGTTCCCCGCCATCATACTCGTCGCCGGGATCGTCGGCTTCCTCGGAGCGCGCGCGGGTTTGCCCGCCTTCTCCGGAGGTGGCGGCCACGGCCCGTCCAAGGGGGCGGTTCTCGCAGATGCCGACTCCGCCCTCGGCGAGGGTGTGCCGGACCATGCCCGGCCGAACGTCGGCTGGGCACTTCGCATCTCGGCTGTGTTCCTGACACTCTGGCTTGTGCCCGTCGCGCTCCTCGTCCTCGCCCTTGGGTCGGGTAACGTCTTTGCCGACATCGCGGTGTTCTTCAGCCAGATGGCAGTGGTCACCTTCGGCGGCGCCTATGCGGTCCTCGCCTATGTCGCGCAGCAGGCCGTCGACCATTATGGCTGGCTGTCCCCGGGCGAGATGCTGAACGGACTCGGCCTTGCCGAGACGACACCAGGGCCGTTGATCATGGTCACCCAGTTCGTTGGCTTCCTCGCCGCGTTCCGCGATCCGGGCTCGATGAACCCCTACGTCGCCGGGACGCTCGGCGGGCTGCTCACGACCTGGGTGACCTTCACCCCGTGCTTCCTGTGGATATTCCTTGGCGCTCCTTTCATCGAGCGCCTGCGCGGGAACCGGGCGTTGTCAGGAGCGCTCGCGGCGATCACCGCAGCGGTGGTCGGGGTGATCCTGAACCTTGCGGTCTGGTTCGGTCTGCACGTCCTCTTCAGACAGGTGGATGACAGATCATCGGGACCGATTTCGTTAGATGTTCCCGTTCTCTCGACCGTTGACGTTCCCGCGTTCATCCTTGCCGTCGCTGCCGCCGTCGCGCTGTTCCGCTTCAGGATCGGCGTTGTGCCGACCCTTCTCGGGTGCGCGACGGCGGGTGCGTTGTGGCAACTGGTACAGGGCTTGGTTTAA
- a CDS encoding recombinase family protein — MATSVAPSEIRVSTTSADTTLAAARAWCVENSVELDDSLRDMGISAFKGANRDIGALRRFHGLVAEGRVPSGSFLIVESLDRLSREAVVDAVYQLTDLIREGIVVVTLSDGQVYSEASLRTNWMPLLISITVMARAHEESRLKSERVGAAWARKKEAARTDKRPLTSRCPEWIAIEDGQFVVREDRAEIVRTIFQWAIEGYGRRQIVAKLNHAGTPTWRGGVGWQTSTVGKILTGRLVLGEYQPHSGSARAGTRQPEGTPIANFYPPIIDERVHGRAQVASKGRLVAGGRKGKGVAHLLLGRGKCARCGGAMHILNKGAKPKGGTYFACSSASRKAGCENSSRWRVDHIEARLLRGLAYLDAGAVLHGAQSTAEADRMAILVARLAKIDVGRENLLDLVQDGRADAKSRYLALCEEADVVKKELAEAAKAAASAAADPGLNVRLAEAVNLGRAMNEADGDDRHAIRTRLAEQLRQLVVEVSFDPGIGVLALLTPRPGIPADQVPAIVGASRMQPWRLWLNDDSDPSGLAGVEERPRPDEEAKALRVLQRIRGRRASA, encoded by the coding sequence GTGGCCACCTCCGTCGCACCATCTGAGATCCGAGTTTCCACCACCAGCGCGGACACTACCCTTGCCGCGGCCCGAGCTTGGTGTGTCGAGAACAGCGTAGAACTCGACGACAGCCTGCGGGACATGGGCATCTCGGCGTTTAAGGGAGCCAACAGGGACATCGGCGCCCTCAGACGATTCCACGGCTTGGTTGCAGAGGGAAGGGTTCCGAGCGGTTCTTTCCTGATCGTTGAGTCCTTGGATCGCCTGTCGCGCGAGGCTGTAGTCGATGCGGTGTACCAACTGACTGACCTGATCCGCGAAGGTATCGTTGTGGTGACGCTATCTGACGGGCAGGTGTACTCCGAAGCGAGCCTGCGGACGAATTGGATGCCGCTACTCATCTCGATTACGGTTATGGCGCGCGCCCATGAGGAGTCCCGGCTCAAAAGCGAACGGGTGGGGGCAGCTTGGGCGCGAAAGAAGGAGGCTGCACGCACGGACAAGAGACCGCTGACGTCGCGCTGCCCAGAATGGATTGCAATCGAAGACGGGCAGTTCGTTGTTCGCGAGGACCGTGCGGAGATAGTGCGAACGATTTTCCAGTGGGCCATTGAGGGCTACGGCCGACGGCAGATCGTTGCCAAGTTGAACCACGCGGGCACGCCGACATGGCGCGGCGGCGTCGGCTGGCAAACCTCAACAGTCGGGAAGATCCTGACCGGCCGTCTTGTTCTCGGCGAGTACCAGCCTCATTCGGGTAGCGCCCGGGCTGGAACCCGTCAGCCGGAAGGGACCCCGATCGCCAACTTTTACCCCCCGATCATCGACGAACGTGTTCACGGCCGGGCGCAAGTCGCCTCGAAAGGACGCCTTGTGGCGGGTGGGCGAAAGGGGAAGGGAGTTGCGCATCTTCTCCTTGGTCGCGGAAAATGTGCGCGCTGCGGCGGCGCGATGCACATTTTGAACAAGGGGGCCAAGCCGAAGGGCGGGACCTACTTCGCGTGTTCCAGTGCCAGCCGGAAGGCCGGGTGCGAAAACTCCAGCCGCTGGCGCGTTGACCACATCGAAGCCCGGCTTCTGCGAGGCCTCGCCTACCTGGATGCCGGCGCCGTCTTGCATGGCGCTCAGTCGACCGCGGAGGCAGACCGCATGGCGATCCTCGTCGCCCGACTGGCAAAGATCGATGTCGGCCGCGAAAACCTTCTCGACCTTGTCCAAGACGGCCGCGCCGATGCCAAGTCTCGATACCTTGCGCTCTGCGAGGAAGCTGATGTGGTCAAGAAGGAACTCGCCGAAGCGGCGAAGGCCGCAGCGTCGGCTGCCGCCGACCCCGGCTTGAATGTTCGGCTTGCCGAAGCGGTAAACCTAGGTCGGGCCATGAACGAGGCCGACGGAGACGACCGCCATGCTATCCGCACGCGGCTTGCCGAGCAGCTTCGACAGCTTGTTGTCGAAGTCAGTTTCGACCCCGGCATCGGAGTGTTGGCGCTCCTGACACCGCGCCCAGGCATCCCGGCCGATCAGGTTCCAGCAATCGTCGGCGCGAGCCGCATGCAGCCATGGCGCCTTTGGCTCAACGACGACTCGGACCCGTCCGGACTTGCCGGAGTCGAGGAAAGGCCCCGCCCAGACGAGGAGGCCAAGGCTCTCCGTGTCCTGCAAAGGATTCGCGGACGGCGAGCGTCGGCGTAG